A region of Anolis carolinensis isolate JA03-04 unplaced genomic scaffold, rAnoCar3.1.pri scaffold_7, whole genome shotgun sequence DNA encodes the following proteins:
- the mob3a gene encoding MOB kinase activator 3A isoform X2, translating into MSNPLKQVFSKDRTFRPKKKFEPGTLRFELHKKAEASLNAGLDLKQAVQLPPGEELNDWVAVHVVDFFNRVNLVYGTVSDHCTERSCPTMSGGPKYEYRWQDEKHRKPTSLPAPKYVGLLMDWVEVQINNEELFPTNVGTPFPKSFLPAAKKILSRLFRVFVHVYIHHFEQIAQMGSEAHVNTCYKHFFHFVKEFGLVDNKELEPLKEMTSRMCQ; encoded by the exons ATGTCCAACCCCTTGAAGCAGGTCTTCTCCAAGGACCGGACCTTCCGTCCCAAGAAGAAATTCGAACCCGGGACACTACGTTTTGAGCTGCACAAGAAGGCGGAGGCCTCGCTCAACGCCGGGCTGGACCTGAAGCAGGCGGTGCAGCTGCCGCCGGGCGAGGAGCTGAACGACTGGGTGGCCGTCCACGTGGTGGACTTCTTCAACCGGGTCAACCTGGTCTACGGGACGGTCAGCGACCACTGCACCGAGCGCTCCTGCCCCACCATGTCCGGCGGGCCCAAGTACGAGTACCGGTGGCAGGACGAGAAGCACCGCAAGCCCACCTCCCTCCCGGCCCCCAAGTACGTGGGCCTCctgatggactgggtggaggtcCAGATCAACAACGAGGAGCTCTTCCCCACCAACGTTG GGACGCCGTTCCCCAAGAGCTTCCTCCCGGCGGCGAAGAAGATCCTCTCCCGCCTCTTCCGCGTCTTCGTCCACGTCTACATCCACCACTTCGAGCAAATCGCCCAGATGGGCTCCGAGGCCCACGTCAACACCTGCTACAAGCACTTCTTCCATTTCGTCAAGGAGTTCGGCCTCGTCGACAACAAAGAGCTGGAGCCGTTG AAGGAAATGACCTCACGGATGTGCCAGTGA
- the mob3a gene encoding MOB kinase activator 3A isoform X1 translates to MSNPLKQVFSKDRTFRPKKKFEPGTLRFELHKKAEASLNAGLDLKQAVQLPPGEELNDWVAVHVVDFFNRVNLVYGTVSDHCTERSCPTMSGGPKYEYRWQDEKHRKPTSLPAPKYVGLLMDWVEVQINNEELFPTNVGTPFPKSFLPAAKKILSRLFRVFVHVYIHHFEQIAQMGSEAHVNTCYKHFFHFVKEFGLVDNKELEPLVSLQDSWGHVFFSAFPLFSYLPVLSFQQKEMTSRMCQ, encoded by the exons ATGTCCAACCCCTTGAAGCAGGTCTTCTCCAAGGACCGGACCTTCCGTCCCAAGAAGAAATTCGAACCCGGGACACTACGTTTTGAGCTGCACAAGAAGGCGGAGGCCTCGCTCAACGCCGGGCTGGACCTGAAGCAGGCGGTGCAGCTGCCGCCGGGCGAGGAGCTGAACGACTGGGTGGCCGTCCACGTGGTGGACTTCTTCAACCGGGTCAACCTGGTCTACGGGACGGTCAGCGACCACTGCACCGAGCGCTCCTGCCCCACCATGTCCGGCGGGCCCAAGTACGAGTACCGGTGGCAGGACGAGAAGCACCGCAAGCCCACCTCCCTCCCGGCCCCCAAGTACGTGGGCCTCctgatggactgggtggaggtcCAGATCAACAACGAGGAGCTCTTCCCCACCAACGTTG GGACGCCGTTCCCCAAGAGCTTCCTCCCGGCGGCGAAGAAGATCCTCTCCCGCCTCTTCCGCGTCTTCGTCCACGTCTACATCCACCACTTCGAGCAAATCGCCCAGATGGGCTCCGAGGCCCACGTCAACACCTGCTACAAGCACTTCTTCCATTTCGTCAAGGAGTTCGGCCTCGTCGACAACAAAGAGCTGGAGCCGTTGGTGAGTCTCCAGGACAGTTGGGGACATGTCTTTTTCTCGGCATTTCCCTTATTCTCTTACTTGCCTGTCCTCTCTTTCCAACAGAAGGAAATGACCTCACGGATGTGCCAGTGA